A genomic window from Gossypium hirsutum isolate 1008001.06 chromosome D10, Gossypium_hirsutum_v2.1, whole genome shotgun sequence includes:
- the LOC121203123 gene encoding LOB domain-containing protein 36, which translates to MSSSNSPCAACKFLRRKCTQECVFAPYFPPDNPQKFANVHKVFGASNVAKLLNELNTSQREDAVNSLAYEAEARLRDPVYGCVGLISILQHKLKQMQHDLNNAKKELSTYIGPQAMLPILQPSVFLQQHVGNPSSSSSSSAVMQHNMMPMMGIPTAAAAASGQLVLREPQQQQIFEAQQQLAAVIAAREQQEMFRGYEQHHGGQQPEIVRFNNGFDGSASVTATGFNQITTAAAAATMSPSLALGSFENPYQIQAQQDHHHCHGGHHPLQAQLLLQPQQGQPQNQQQQPQRSGSEEARSIGPSC; encoded by the coding sequence ATGTCATCATCAAACTCTCCTTGCGCGGCGTGCAAGTTTCTTCGTCGAAAATGCACCCAAGAGTGCGTGTTTGCACCCTATTTCCCACCCGACAATCCTCAAAAATTCGCCAATGTTCATAAAGTATTCGGCGCCAGCAACGTTGCCAAGCTTTTAAACGAATTGAATACGTCCCAACGTGAAGATGCCGTCAACTCGTTAGCCTACGAAGCCGAGGCTCGTCTCCGGGATCCCGTCTACGGCTGTGTCGGTCTCATCTCCATCTTACAGCATAAGCTTAAACAAATGCAACATGATCTTAACAATGCCAAGAAAGAGTTGTCTACTTATATTGGTCCTCAAGCAATGCTTCCTATATTACAACCGTCGGTTTTCTTGCAGCAACATGTTGGCAACCcttcttcatcatcttcttcctccgCTGTTATGCAACATAACATGATGCCAATGATGGGGATTCCTACAGCGGCGGCGGCGGCTTCGGGGCAGTTAGTGTTAAGGGAACCTCAACAGCAACAGATTTTCGAGGCTCAGCAACAATTGGCGGCGGTGATAGCAGCAAGGGAACAACAAGAGATGTTTAGAGGGTATGAACAACATCATGGCGGCCAACAGCCTGAGATTGTGAGGTTTAACAATGGGTTTGACGGGTCTGCTTCAGTTACTGCAACTGGGTTCAATCAGATAACAACTGCAGCAGCAGCAGCCACCATGTCACCTTCATTGGCTTTAGGAAGCTTTGAAAACCCGTACCAGATTCAAGCACAACAAGATCATCACCATTGTCATGGGGGCCATCATCCACTCCAAGCACAACTTTTACTTCAGCCACAACAAGGCCAACCGCAAAACCAGCAGCAACAACCGCAAAGATCAGGGAGCGAGGAGGCGAGGAGCATTGGCCCTTCTTGttga